In Methylomagnum ishizawai, one DNA window encodes the following:
- a CDS encoding regulatory protein GemA, translating to MPTHQQHPAAQSQFAANQEAELKRLVKLCNVARSNLKWNDDEWAAIKRRCAGVDSLRDADIAGCERLLAHAKACGFKVQHKQQDGKKSRPIDRTDPARKLRKLWLRGHALGIIQSPEESALCSWASNSRSANVTALLEAFGPDDWDAAIERLKKWLYREIQQGRLSCGEHTGIVPREAATALIWERPVVCAECGKPMTWTPAHRESRRGTRRAG from the coding sequence ATGCCAACCCACCAACAACACCCAGCCGCCCAGTCGCAGTTCGCCGCCAACCAGGAGGCGGAACTCAAACGCCTCGTCAAGCTCTGCAACGTGGCCCGCTCCAACCTCAAATGGAACGACGACGAATGGGCCGCGATCAAGCGCCGCTGCGCCGGGGTCGATAGCCTCCGCGACGCGGACATCGCGGGCTGCGAACGCCTCCTCGCCCACGCCAAGGCGTGCGGGTTCAAGGTCCAGCATAAGCAGCAGGACGGCAAGAAAAGCCGCCCCATCGACCGCACCGACCCGGCCCGGAAATTACGCAAGCTCTGGCTGCGCGGCCATGCCCTGGGCATCATCCAATCCCCGGAGGAATCCGCGCTGTGCAGCTGGGCCAGCAATAGCCGGTCGGCCAATGTCACGGCGCTCCTGGAGGCGTTCGGTCCCGACGATTGGGACGCCGCCATCGAGCGGTTGAAAAAGTGGCTGTACCGCGAAATCCAGCAAGGACGGCTCTCCTGCGGCGAGCATACCGGCATCGTCCCCCGCGAGGCCGCGACGGCCTTGATCTGGGAAAGGCCGGTGGTTTGCGCGGAATGCGGGAAGCCGATGACCTGGACGCCGGCCCACAGGGAATCCCGCCGTGGAACTCGACGGGCTGGATAG
- a CDS encoding phage protein Gp27 family protein, which produces MARRSTLKTEVPKAILAEFNARLIDDGFSDYTGMTDWLNSRLSETGLELKIGRSAVYRHGRAFQEEFEADMAESRQLYHVAKASLESNDDPEGVVREATIRALQTRLLKLAVALREAEEAGDDPHLLAETTAKIAKAVADLGRADIASRKFNAEREKEIRAEERAAAAEAATDAGRKSGVSPEGIAAIRAAIASRMMQ; this is translated from the coding sequence ATGGCCCGCCGCTCGACCCTGAAAACCGAGGTGCCCAAGGCTATCCTCGCGGAATTCAACGCGCGGTTGATCGACGACGGGTTCAGCGATTACACCGGGATGACGGACTGGCTGAACAGCCGGTTGTCCGAGACCGGCCTGGAACTCAAGATCGGGCGCAGCGCGGTCTATCGGCATGGCCGGGCGTTCCAGGAAGAGTTCGAGGCCGACATGGCCGAGAGCCGCCAGCTGTACCACGTCGCCAAGGCAAGCCTGGAATCCAACGACGATCCCGAAGGCGTCGTCCGCGAGGCCACCATCCGCGCCCTGCAAACCCGGCTGCTCAAACTCGCCGTGGCCCTGCGCGAGGCCGAGGAGGCGGGCGACGATCCGCACCTCCTGGCCGAGACCACGGCGAAGATCGCCAAGGCGGTGGCCGACCTGGGGCGGGCGGACATCGCCAGCCGCAAATTCAACGCCGAGCGCGAGAAGGAAATCCGCGCCGAGGAACGCGCCGCCGCAGCGGAGGCCGCCACCGATGCCGGGCGCAAGTCGGGTGTCTCCCCCGAGGGCATCGCGGCGATCCGCGCCGCCATCGCGTCGAGGATGATGCAATGA
- a CDS encoding DUF935 domain-containing protein, translated as MIVDIHGNLIQSAELAEPQTSDPNISWIQRTYQTHPSRGLTPPKLAEILEDAERWNLQQQSELWLDIREKWGHCDAEMGKRERALLTLERRFVEPDGANRAEKKATAFLNDVFDNIFGIGDPLDEEAQDWPCVDNIILGCADAMGHGFSAQELTWRREGSLWLPAAIEHRPQGWFRLEPWTHSKIRLRDLSAEGAKLRPGGWILHKHQARSGYAPRIGLVRSLAWPYLFANYAIRDLGELLNTYGLLILVGKHPANATPDDKRKLLQAVTQIGKRAGGIVPDSMAIEEMKNSASSSADMFKLMIDWAEDTASKIVTGQQRLGGKTATESNERREVKADLTTTDARQIDRTLTAFGWLILALNPEGANIDRRRCPRHVFDTAAAEDVEKLANALPTLVAVGGDFSKRWLNDKTKIPKAENDQDRLAPGAPVEIPKIDATSEKGINLPAATRIAALKGAGAATDTPGLLAEQLAERAAGPLAEWVAVIRQAADEAEDLAALKAKLEALFPALDKRAMVELFAQAMLAADLAGRFDVQQGH; from the coding sequence ATGATCGTCGACATCCACGGTAACCTCATCCAATCCGCCGAACTGGCCGAACCGCAAACCAGCGACCCCAATATCTCCTGGATACAGCGGACCTACCAGACCCACCCCTCGCGCGGCCTGACGCCCCCGAAGCTGGCCGAAATCCTGGAGGACGCCGAGCGCTGGAACCTGCAACAGCAGTCCGAACTCTGGCTGGACATCCGCGAGAAGTGGGGCCATTGCGACGCCGAGATGGGCAAGCGCGAGCGGGCGCTCCTGACACTGGAACGCCGCTTCGTCGAACCCGATGGCGCGAACCGGGCCGAGAAGAAGGCCACCGCGTTCCTGAACGATGTGTTCGACAACATCTTCGGGATCGGCGACCCGTTGGATGAGGAGGCGCAGGATTGGCCCTGCGTCGACAACATCATCCTGGGCTGCGCCGACGCCATGGGCCACGGTTTCTCCGCCCAGGAATTGACCTGGCGGCGCGAAGGGAGCCTGTGGCTCCCCGCCGCCATCGAGCATCGGCCCCAAGGTTGGTTCCGCCTCGAACCCTGGACCCACAGCAAAATCCGCCTGCGCGACCTCAGCGCCGAGGGGGCCAAGCTCCGGCCCGGCGGGTGGATCCTGCACAAGCACCAGGCCCGCTCCGGCTACGCCCCGCGCATCGGCCTGGTCCGCTCGCTGGCCTGGCCCTACCTGTTCGCCAACTACGCCATCCGCGACCTGGGCGAACTGCTCAACACCTATGGCCTGCTGATCCTGGTCGGCAAGCATCCCGCCAACGCCACCCCCGACGACAAGCGCAAGCTGCTCCAGGCCGTCACGCAGATCGGCAAGCGGGCGGGCGGTATCGTGCCGGATTCGATGGCCATCGAGGAGATGAAGAACTCCGCGTCGAGTTCCGCGGATATGTTCAAGCTGATGATCGACTGGGCGGAGGACACCGCCAGCAAGATCGTCACCGGCCAGCAGCGCCTGGGCGGCAAAACCGCCACCGAATCCAACGAGCGCCGCGAGGTGAAGGCCGACCTCACCACCACGGACGCCCGCCAGATCGACCGCACGCTCACCGCGTTCGGCTGGCTGATCCTGGCCTTGAACCCCGAGGGCGCGAACATCGACCGGCGGCGCTGTCCCCGGCATGTGTTCGACACGGCGGCCGCCGAGGATGTCGAGAAGCTCGCCAACGCGCTGCCCACGCTGGTGGCGGTCGGTGGCGATTTCAGCAAGCGATGGCTCAACGACAAGACCAAGATCCCCAAGGCCGAAAACGACCAGGACCGGCTGGCACCGGGAGCGCCGGTCGAAATCCCGAAGATCGACGCCACCAGCGAAAAGGGCATCAACCTCCCGGCGGCGACGCGGATCGCGGCGCTCAAGGGCGCGGGCGCGGCCACCGACACGCCGGGCCTCCTGGCCGAGCAACTGGCCGAACGGGCGGCGGGGCCATTGGCGGAATGGGTGGCCGTGATCCGCCAAGCTGCCGATGAGGCGGAGGATTTGGCGGCGCTCAAAGCCAAACTGGAGGCGCTATTCCCGGCGCTCGACAAGCGGGCGATGGTGGAATTGTTCGCCCAGGCGATGCTGGCGGCGGATTTGGCGGGTCGGTTCGATGTTCAACAGGGGCACTGA
- a CDS encoding VpaChn25_0724 family phage protein yields MTDRDNLRLLLLLQLNQSPAYTADQEALRRRLGQSGTVATRDQVRTELAWLDNVGAIALRESGGVFIGMLGEEGLEHIQGARDIPGIRKPGPGELA; encoded by the coding sequence ATGACCGACCGCGACAACCTGCGGCTCCTGCTGCTGCTGCAACTCAACCAATCCCCGGCCTACACGGCGGACCAGGAAGCCCTCCGGCGTAGGCTCGGGCAGTCCGGCACCGTCGCCACCCGCGACCAGGTGCGCACCGAACTGGCCTGGCTCGACAACGTGGGGGCCATCGCGCTGCGGGAATCCGGCGGCGTGTTCATCGGGATGCTGGGCGAGGAAGGGCTGGAACACATCCAGGGGGCGCGGGACATCCCCGGCATCCGCAAGCCCGGCCCCGGGGAACTGGCCTGA
- a CDS encoding host-nuclease inhibitor Gam family protein produces MARKRIEGTQLNSWDDVDATLRQIGEIDRDLGLIEAGANETIDRAKAEAKAGSLPLQERKAGLELAIKEFCEAHRHEFAKAKTKQMVFGSVGYRLSTKVLVKRVADTLQALKDLKLDGCIRTKEEIDKEALKNLDTETLVTVGAAIKSENIFGYEIDRARIPDAT; encoded by the coding sequence ATGGCAAGAAAACGAATCGAAGGCACCCAACTCAACAGCTGGGACGATGTGGACGCCACCCTCCGCCAGATCGGCGAGATCGACCGCGATCTCGGCTTGATCGAGGCGGGCGCGAACGAAACCATCGACCGCGCCAAGGCGGAAGCCAAGGCCGGTTCCCTCCCCCTGCAAGAACGCAAGGCGGGGCTGGAACTGGCGATCAAGGAGTTCTGCGAGGCCCATCGCCACGAGTTCGCCAAGGCCAAGACCAAGCAGATGGTCTTCGGCTCGGTCGGCTACCGGCTCTCGACCAAGGTGCTGGTCAAGCGCGTCGCTGACACCCTGCAAGCGCTGAAAGACCTCAAGCTCGATGGCTGCATCAGGACCAAGGAGGAAATCGACAAGGAAGCGCTCAAGAACCTCGACACCGAAACCCTCGTCACGGTCGGCGCGGCCATCAAGTCCGAGAACATCTTCGGCTACGAGATCGACCGCGCCCGCATCCCGGACGCCACCTGA
- the rmf gene encoding ribosome modulation factor: protein MSRETRRRANRLNQQAINQDVAHGQGSAAGLAGGPLDSCPYRRADLRNYWIRGWHEGRELAERYAAPAPTLTDEGRAALAAIRKMLEQKG, encoded by the coding sequence ATGAGCCGGGAGACGCGGCGGCGGGCGAACCGCCTGAACCAACAGGCGATTAACCAGGATGTGGCCCATGGGCAGGGATCGGCGGCGGGCCTCGCGGGCGGGCCGCTCGATAGCTGCCCCTACCGCCGCGCCGACCTCCGCAACTACTGGATACGCGGCTGGCACGAAGGCCGCGAACTGGCCGAGCGGTACGCCGCCCCGGCCCCCACCCTCACCGACGAGGGCCGCGCGGCCCTCGCCGCAATCCGCAAGATGCTCGAACAGAAGGGATAA
- a CDS encoding terminase large subunit domain-containing protein produces MIDQDIFLAYQWRWMDDHSPVKIIEKSRRVGLSYGEAADSVLHAADAGGGNVYYISFDKEMTQGFISDCADWAKTFGAAASSEIREEFFPDPKNPDKSICKYTLDFASGKVIHAFSSNPRNLRSKGRPRDRLVIDEAAFVDDLAELLKAAMAMTMWGGEIHLISTHNGDENPFNTLINDVRAGRYDYSLHRVTLDDALADGLYRRICQVSGQEWSAGKETAWRESLVKRYRPNEDEELFCVPAFGGGTYLPRAIVEACMSESGPLLRFEGDRAFNEAPEPKRRRIMEDWIGDELRPAFNLLDPKRRHSAGMDFARKGDMSDIVPMEIGERLDRRVPFIVEMHNVPHRQQEQALFAVLHALPRLGGVAIDAGGNGSYIAEAARDGFGSRVEGIQLSEAFYREQGPRYKALFEDRQIALIKHDDILEDHRAVRLVRGVPRVPEGKTDSKGQRHGDSYVAGLLANYASGIDAGEIDFIPLPGKPASWEGKAQAPTNFMRPPEDDDLPRIEGEGAW; encoded by the coding sequence ATGATCGATCAGGACATCTTCCTGGCCTATCAATGGCGGTGGATGGACGACCATAGCCCGGTCAAGATCATCGAAAAATCGCGCCGTGTCGGCCTCAGCTATGGCGAGGCGGCGGATTCCGTACTCCATGCGGCGGACGCGGGAGGCGGGAACGTCTATTACATCTCCTTCGACAAGGAGATGACGCAGGGCTTCATCTCGGATTGCGCCGATTGGGCCAAGACCTTCGGGGCGGCGGCATCATCGGAAATACGGGAGGAATTCTTCCCCGACCCCAAGAATCCCGACAAGTCGATTTGCAAGTACACCCTCGACTTCGCCAGCGGCAAGGTGATCCACGCCTTTTCCAGCAATCCGCGCAACCTGCGGTCCAAGGGCCGTCCCCGCGACCGGCTGGTGATCGACGAGGCCGCGTTCGTGGACGACCTGGCCGAATTGCTCAAGGCCGCCATGGCCATGACCATGTGGGGCGGCGAAATCCACCTCATCAGCACCCACAACGGCGACGAGAACCCGTTCAACACGCTCATCAACGATGTCCGGGCCGGCCGGTACGACTACAGCCTGCACCGTGTCACCCTGGACGACGCGCTCGCCGATGGCCTATACCGGCGTATCTGCCAGGTTTCCGGGCAGGAGTGGAGCGCCGGGAAGGAAACCGCGTGGCGGGAATCCCTGGTCAAGCGCTACCGCCCCAACGAGGACGAGGAACTGTTCTGCGTCCCGGCCTTCGGGGGCGGGACATATCTGCCCAGGGCCATCGTCGAGGCGTGCATGTCGGAATCGGGGCCGCTCTTGCGATTCGAGGGCGACCGCGCCTTCAACGAAGCGCCGGAACCCAAGCGCCGCCGCATCATGGAGGATTGGATCGGCGACGAACTGCGGCCCGCGTTCAATCTGCTCGACCCCAAGCGGCGGCATAGCGCCGGGATGGACTTCGCCCGCAAGGGCGATATGAGCGACATCGTGCCGATGGAGATCGGCGAGCGCCTGGACCGCCGCGTGCCCTTCATCGTGGAAATGCACAACGTCCCGCACCGCCAGCAGGAGCAGGCGCTGTTCGCCGTGCTGCACGCGCTGCCTCGTCTGGGCGGCGTCGCCATCGACGCGGGCGGCAACGGTTCCTACATCGCCGAGGCCGCCCGGGACGGATTCGGCTCGCGGGTGGAGGGCATCCAACTCTCGGAGGCGTTCTACCGGGAGCAGGGGCCGCGCTACAAGGCGTTGTTCGAGGATCGGCAGATCGCCCTGATCAAACACGACGACATCCTGGAGGATCACCGCGCGGTACGGTTGGTCCGGGGCGTGCCCCGCGTGCCCGAGGGCAAGACCGACAGCAAGGGCCAGCGCCATGGCGACTCCTACGTCGCCGGGCTACTGGCGAACTACGCCAGCGGGATCGACGCGGGGGAGATCGACTTCATCCCACTCCCCGGCAAGCCTGCCAGCTGGGAGGGCAAGGCCCAAGCGCCGACGAACTTCATGCGGCCACCGGAGGACGACGATCTGCCGAGAATCGAAGGGGAAGGCGCGTGGTGA
- a CDS encoding Mor transcription activator family protein — protein sequence MELDGLDSLNWYSLPTLVQDIARRCGRQVAVDVLRLFDGRRIWVPVPPVKESTPLACKLGLDTATKLADAYPGQWLHIPRCYKAWLRVRNEGILAQRRAGFSTADLAALHHLTERQIHNIIGGTQSPAKNRQTELF from the coding sequence GTGGAACTCGACGGGCTGGATAGCCTCAACTGGTACAGCCTGCCCACCCTGGTGCAGGACATCGCCCGGCGCTGCGGTCGGCAGGTCGCCGTCGATGTCCTCCGCCTCTTCGACGGGCGGCGCATCTGGGTGCCCGTGCCGCCGGTGAAGGAGTCCACACCCCTCGCTTGTAAACTCGGCCTGGACACCGCCACCAAGCTGGCCGACGCCTATCCGGGCCAGTGGCTCCATATCCCGCGCTGTTATAAAGCCTGGCTGCGCGTCCGCAACGAAGGCATCCTGGCCCAGCGCCGGGCCGGATTCTCCACCGCCGACCTCGCGGCGCTCCACCATTTGACGGAACGGCAAATTCACAACATCATTGGCGGCACCCAATCTCCCGCCAAGAACAGGCAGACCGAACTGTTCTAA